One Acanthopagrus latus isolate v.2019 chromosome 12, fAcaLat1.1, whole genome shotgun sequence genomic region harbors:
- the si:ch1073-398f15.1 gene encoding cardiomyopathy-associated protein 5, with product MDTVTEGSAVPDVDAEMTALTPEDTKQNLEASDEVEHLRNSLREAVHDDNVRPKMQCLMMDSSFSMVTMQGEDSGIAWETTPSRCNTPWASEPGNSTMDLGSPVAVRPATPGSAPAGKIIFVMDEELISRRKKVTKERVKSKAVLALSSENVSGRPELVGVSQPNVKSEEGDEEANDKELEDKEQLLFSLVSEGSEILNIVVPPKLATVDEEESKEMADNLSYLEDSLVPKVTEEMNDYELVVSTTGSAAAGSDQVKPAPLRLMDPPGAPVARPPGRAAPGNVDYFEPFTLIDAQAPGSPAVIAQGQVEEAAEVTTESHDIEKPVQTQDNTTTKTTAVDNDKSDTISLEEITSELLDEVFYGGTEDYLKSQEGGVAEGARSRLPSKPSGSTLFGSQEEILTPIFLPEGPPKIIDQILLEEPKAMAFLYTDLYEEAIGCRKKEEDTESLTSEKSFHSRHSDREARGYLEKYVLIDETPVLEMEPSESGKCQKEEGPRVLTQDLYEFGMVSKPDKSEIPNSEEEVTDFFRSSANSSPCELEPFVHSLEEDEIQPETKSKSTKNKTVSIKVENVAEIPVDPLGISSFEFPPDELDWGTSDDLPTAQDEKHSHGDQDLWKQDVEVQKPVAPPRKKATSSLKACLDLTPLTPVDVARQEEQEAGGKEQRVEEKETASPAETADEGDGDGEETLALPESVLAAQTESVEDNSEITVTNSEPEPAEGKDTKTVEEEKTSETEVSPKQTEPEEAGVKSADLGKTDPEKPEESSTVPTTEPAKDKGHCIIL from the exons ATGGATACTGTGACAGAAGGTTCGGCCGTGCCAGACGTGGACGCCGAGATGACGGCGTTGACACCTGAGGATACCAAACAAAACCTGGAGGCCAGCGATGAAGTGGAGCACCTTCGAAACAG TTTACGCGAGGCCGTCCATGACGACAACGTGCGTCCTAAGATGCAGTGCCTGATGATGGACTCCTCCTTCTCCATGGTGACGATGCAAGGCGAGGACAGTGGGATTGCGTGGGAGACGACTCCTAGTCGATGCAACACCCCCTGGGCATCTGAGCCTGGAAACTCCACCATGGATCTCGGATCTCCGGTTGCAGTCCGGCCGGCAACACCTGGGTCTGCTCCAGCAGGAAAGATTATCTTCGTCATGGACGAGGAGCTGATTTCAAGACGGAAGAAAGTAActaaagagagagtgaagagcAAAGCTGTCCTGGCTCTCAGTTCTGAGAACGTCTCAGGAAGGCCGGAGTTAGTCGGAGTCTCACAGCCAAACGTGAAAAGCGAGGAAGGAGACGAAGAAGCGAACGATAAAGAGCTGGAAGATAAAGAGCAGCTGCTGTTCAGCTTGGTGTCCGAGGGCTCTGAAATCCTCAACATTGTTGTTCCACCAAAACTGGCGACTGTTGACGAAGAGGAAAGCAAAGAAATGGCAGACAATCTTTCATATCTGGAGGACAGCCTTGTTCCTAAGGTGACTGAAGAGATGAATGACTATGAACTGGTCGTTTCAACAACAggatcagctgcagcaggaagtgaccAAGTCAAGCCTGCACCTTTACGTCTGATGGATCCACCAGGAGCTCCTGTGGCAAGACCTCCAGGTAGAGCAGCTCCTGGAAATGTGGACTACTTTGAGCCATTCACCCTGATTGATGCGCAAGCTCCAGGAAGTCCTGCTGTGATCGCGCAAGGACAGGTAGAAGAAGCAGCTGAGGTTACCACTGAGAGCCATGACATTGAGAAGCCTGTCCAAACTCAAGACAACACCACAACAAAAACGACAGCTGTGGATAATGACAAGTCAGACACAATCAGTTTAGAGGAAATCACCAGCGAGCTTCTTGATGAAGTCTTCTACGGTGGTACAGAAGACTACCTGAAAAGTCAAGAAGGCGGAGTAGCTGAAGGTGCACGTTCGAGGCTTCCTTCAAAACCGAGTGGTTCGACTTTGTTCGGAAGCCAAGAGGAAATCCTGACTCCGATCTTTCTCCCAGAAGGACCTCCCAAAATCATCGACCAAATTTTGCTGGAGGAGCCAAAAGCCATGGCGTTCCTTTACACGGACCTGTATGAGGAGGCAATCGGCTGTCGTAAAAAAGAGGAAGATACAGAGAGTCTGACCTCTGAGAAATCTTTCCACAGCAGGCATTCAGACCGAGAGGCCAGGGGTTATTTAGAGAAGTATGTCCTCATAGATGAGACTCCCGTGCTGGAAATGGAACCAAGTGAAAGTGGAAAATGCCAAAAAGAAGAAGGTCCTCGAGTGTTGACTCAAGATCTGTATGAATTTGGCATGGTGTCCAAGCCTGACAAAAGTGAGATCCCAAATTCAGAGGAGGAAGTCACAGACTTCTTCAGATCCAGCGCCAATTCTTCTCCATGTGAATTAGAGCCTTTTGTTCACTCACTTGAAGAGGACGAAATCCAACCagagacaaaaagcaaaagcacgaaaaacaaaactgtttcaaTCAAGGTTGAAAACGTCGCTGAAATCCCAGTCGATCCCCTCGGCATCTCAAGCTTCGAGTTTCCCCCAGATGAACTTGACTGGGGAACTTCAGATGATCTTCCAACAGCTCAGGATGAGAAACACAGTCATGGAGATCAAGACTTGTGGAAACAAGATGTTGAGGTGCAAAAGCCAGTCGCCCCTCCAAGAAAAAAGGCGACTTCCTCCCTTAAGGCATGCCTGGACCTCACACCTCTGACTCCGGTTGATGTCGCTCGACAGGAAGAACAGGAGGCTGGTGGGAAGGagcagagggtggaggagaaagagacggCATCGCCGGCCGAGACCGCAGACGAGGGAgatggagacggagaggaaacGCTTGCTCTGCCTGAGAGTGTGTTGGCTGCACAAACTGAAAGTGTAGAAGATAACAGCGAAATAACTGTCACAAACAGcgaaccagaaccagctgagGGGAAGGACACTAAAACAGTagaagaggagaagacaagTGAGACTGAGGTATctccaaaacaaactgaaccagagGAGGCAGGTGTTAAGTCAGCAGATTTGGGTAAAACAGATCCAGAAAAACCAGAGGAGAGTTCAACTGTCCCAACGACTGAACCAGCTAAAGATAAAGGACACTGTATAATACTCTAA
- the LOC119030328 gene encoding cGMP-dependent protein kinase 1-like isoform X2: MLTLAEGMVEVTKQGKKLCTIGQGKVFGELAILYNCTRTATVTALTDIKLWAIDRQGFQTIMMRTGLIKLSQYTDFLRSVPSFQSLPEDILSKLADVLEETHYSDSDYIIRQGATGDTFFIISEGQVKISQQNSGSDEQVPVKTLSKGDWFGEQALKGEDVRTASATAVGDVTCLVIDRESFKQLIGGLDDVNNKQYDSDEVKAKLQAEADFFSSVTLNDINIICTLGMGGFSRVELVQLKNDTTRSFALKVLKKRHILDTSQQGHILSERRIMMEAHSPFIIRLYRTFRDSKYLYMLLEACLGGELWTQLRDRGSFDDSTTRFYTGCVIEALAFLHSRGIIYRDLKPENIILDSRGYAKLVDFGFAKKVGLGKKTWTFCGTPEYVAPEIILNKGHDSSADCWSLGILVFELLSGSPPFSGSDPMKTYNIILRGIDMIEFPKKITKSAANLIKRLCRDNPSERLGNQKNGVKDIQKHKWFEGFNWDGLRQGTIDSPFTPTVDGPLDNSNFDYFPEDTEDPPVDEESGWDLEF; this comes from the exons CCCTGACTGATATCAAGCTCTGGGCGATCGACCGTCAGGGTTTCCAGACCATCATGATGAGGACTGGTCTCATCAAACTCTCCCAGTACACAGACTTCCTCCGCAG CGTTCCCTCGTTTCAGTCACTACCCGAGGACATCCTCAGCAAACTGGCTGATGTTTTGGAGGAG ACTCATTACAGCGACAGTGATTACATTATCCGTCAGGGAGCTACCGGGGACACATTCTTCATCATCAGTGaaggacag GTGAAAATCTCTCAGCAGAACTCAGGCAGTGACGAGCAGGTGCCTGTGAAGACTCTGTCTAAAGGGGACTGGTTTGGAGAGCAGGCTCTGAAAgg AGAGGACGTTCGCACAGCCAGTGCCACCGCTGTGGGAGATGTCACATGCCTGGTCATTGATAGAGA GTCTTTCAAACAGCTGATTGGAGGACTGGATGATGTCAACAACAAGCAGTATGACAGCGATGAGGTCAAGGCAAA GCTGCAGGCAGAGGCCGACTTCTTCTCCAGCGTGACGCTTAATGATATCAATATAATCTGCACTCTGGGGATGGGAGGCTTCAGTCGAGTGGAACTG GTGCAGTTAAAGAATGACACCACCCGATCGTTTGCTCTCAAAGTGTTAAAGAAGCGCCACATCCTGGACACCAGCCAGCAGGGCCACATCCTGTCGGAGCGCCGCATCATGATGGAGGCTCACAGCCCGTTCATCATCAG GTTGTACCGCACTTTCAGGGACTCCAAATATCTCTACATGCTGTTGGAGGCTTGCCTCGGAGGAGAGCTGTGGACGCAGCTGCGAGACAg GGGCTCATTTGATGACAGCACCACTCGGTTTTACACTGGCTGTGTCATCGAGGCGCTGGCTTTCCTGCACTCCAGAGGAATCATCTACAGAGACCTCAAACCTGAGAACATCATACTGGACAGCCGTGGATACGCCAAGCTG GTGGACTTTGGCTTTGCTAAGAAGGTGGGTCTGGGGAAGAAGACGTGGACATTTTGTGGGACTCCCGAGTACGTCGCCCCGGAGATCATCCTGAACAAAGGCCACGACAGTTCAGCTGACTGCTGGTCTCTGGGAATACTGGTCTttgagctgctcagtggcag TCCTCCATTTTCCGGCTCTGATCCCATGAAGACCTACAACATCATCCTTAGAGGCATCGACATGATCGAGTTCCCCAAGAAGATCACCAAGAGTGCTGCCAACCTCATCAAACGACTCTGCAG GGACAACCCTTCAGAGAGGCTGGGAAATCAGAAGAATGGAGTGAAagacatacagaaacacaa GTGGTTTGAGGGCTTCAACTGGGACGGTCTCCGCCAGGGAACCATAGACTCTCCGTTCACGCCCACG GTGGACGGACCGCTGGACAACAGCAACTTTGACTATTTCCCAGAGGACACCGAAGACCCTCCTGTTGACGAAGAGTCTGGCTGGGACCTCGAGTTTTAG
- the stc1l gene encoding stanniocalcin 1, like: MWQTRQDHQGDRRPEPEPPHPSSAPREDTMLPGSALLLLLGLSAAACFEMLPEAAAPRRARFSANSPTDVARCLNEAVAVGCGFFSCLENSTCDTDGMHEICELFLHTAATFNTEGKTFVKKSLHCISQGISSKVFQTIRRCNIFQRMIAEVQEECYTSLDICTVARTNPDAIGEVVQVPTHFPNRYYSTLLQSLQACDEQTVAAVRAGLVARLGPDMETFLQLVQNKPCATGSTSGTFNNPSSWRNMPVFNIQPGFRGRDPTHLFARKRSVDGLEGGPKADN; encoded by the exons ATGTGGCAGACCAGGCAGGACCACCAGGGCGACCGAAGACCTGAACCAGAACCACCTCATCCGTCCTCCGCACCCCGAGAAGACACCATGCTGCCCGGCtccgctctgctgctgctcctcggCCTCAGCGCCGCCGCCTGCTTCGAGATGCTGCCGGAGGCAGCTGCTCCCCGCCGGGCACGATTCTCCGCCAACAGCCCGA ctGATGTGGCCAGATGTTTGAACGAAGCTGTTGCCGTGGGCTGCGGGTTCTTCTCCTGTCTGGAAAACTCGACTTGCGACACTGACGGGATGCATGAAATCTGCGAACTCTTCctccacactgctgccacaTTCAACACGGAG GGTAAAACCTTCGTGAAGAAAAGTCTGCACTGCATCTCTCAGGGAATCTCATCGAAGGTTTTCCAGACTATCCGCCGCTGCAACATCTTCCAGAGGATGATCGCTGAG gtgcaggaAGAGTGTTACACCAGCCTCGACATCTGCACTGTGGCTCGAACCAACCCTGATGCCATCGGAGAGGTGGTGCAGGTGCCAACTCACTTCCCCAACag GTATTACAGCACTCTGCTGCAGTCGCTGCAGGCTTGCGATGAGCAGACGGTGGCGGCGGTGAGGGCCGGCCTCGTGGCCCGGTTAGGCCCCGACATGGAGACCTTCCTCCAGCTGGTCCAGAACAAACCCTGCGCCACCGGCTCCACCTCCGGAACTTTCAACAACCCGTCCAGCTGGAGGAACATGCCCGTGTTCAACATCCAGCCGGGCTTCAGGGGCCGAGACCCCACCCACCTGTTCGCCAGGAAGAGATCCGTGGACGGCCTGGAGGGAGGGCCCAAAGCTGACAActag
- the LOC119030328 gene encoding cGMP-dependent protein kinase 1-like isoform X3, which translates to MVEVTKQGKKLCTIGQGKVFGELAILYNCTRTATVTALTDIKLWAIDRQGFQTIMMRTGLIKLSQYTDFLRSVPSFQSLPEDILSKLADVLEETHYSDSDYIIRQGATGDTFFIISEGQVKISQQNSGSDEQVPVKTLSKGDWFGEQALKGEDVRTASATAVGDVTCLVIDRESFKQLIGGLDDVNNKQYDSDEVKAKLQAEADFFSSVTLNDINIICTLGMGGFSRVELVQLKNDTTRSFALKVLKKRHILDTSQQGHILSERRIMMEAHSPFIIRLYRTFRDSKYLYMLLEACLGGELWTQLRDRGSFDDSTTRFYTGCVIEALAFLHSRGIIYRDLKPENIILDSRGYAKLVDFGFAKKVGLGKKTWTFCGTPEYVAPEIILNKGHDSSADCWSLGILVFELLSGSPPFSGSDPMKTYNIILRGIDMIEFPKKITKSAANLIKRLCRDNPSERLGNQKNGVKDIQKHKWFEGFNWDGLRQGTIDSPFTPTVDGPLDNSNFDYFPEDTEDPPVDEESGWDLEF; encoded by the exons CCCTGACTGATATCAAGCTCTGGGCGATCGACCGTCAGGGTTTCCAGACCATCATGATGAGGACTGGTCTCATCAAACTCTCCCAGTACACAGACTTCCTCCGCAG CGTTCCCTCGTTTCAGTCACTACCCGAGGACATCCTCAGCAAACTGGCTGATGTTTTGGAGGAG ACTCATTACAGCGACAGTGATTACATTATCCGTCAGGGAGCTACCGGGGACACATTCTTCATCATCAGTGaaggacag GTGAAAATCTCTCAGCAGAACTCAGGCAGTGACGAGCAGGTGCCTGTGAAGACTCTGTCTAAAGGGGACTGGTTTGGAGAGCAGGCTCTGAAAgg AGAGGACGTTCGCACAGCCAGTGCCACCGCTGTGGGAGATGTCACATGCCTGGTCATTGATAGAGA GTCTTTCAAACAGCTGATTGGAGGACTGGATGATGTCAACAACAAGCAGTATGACAGCGATGAGGTCAAGGCAAA GCTGCAGGCAGAGGCCGACTTCTTCTCCAGCGTGACGCTTAATGATATCAATATAATCTGCACTCTGGGGATGGGAGGCTTCAGTCGAGTGGAACTG GTGCAGTTAAAGAATGACACCACCCGATCGTTTGCTCTCAAAGTGTTAAAGAAGCGCCACATCCTGGACACCAGCCAGCAGGGCCACATCCTGTCGGAGCGCCGCATCATGATGGAGGCTCACAGCCCGTTCATCATCAG GTTGTACCGCACTTTCAGGGACTCCAAATATCTCTACATGCTGTTGGAGGCTTGCCTCGGAGGAGAGCTGTGGACGCAGCTGCGAGACAg GGGCTCATTTGATGACAGCACCACTCGGTTTTACACTGGCTGTGTCATCGAGGCGCTGGCTTTCCTGCACTCCAGAGGAATCATCTACAGAGACCTCAAACCTGAGAACATCATACTGGACAGCCGTGGATACGCCAAGCTG GTGGACTTTGGCTTTGCTAAGAAGGTGGGTCTGGGGAAGAAGACGTGGACATTTTGTGGGACTCCCGAGTACGTCGCCCCGGAGATCATCCTGAACAAAGGCCACGACAGTTCAGCTGACTGCTGGTCTCTGGGAATACTGGTCTttgagctgctcagtggcag TCCTCCATTTTCCGGCTCTGATCCCATGAAGACCTACAACATCATCCTTAGAGGCATCGACATGATCGAGTTCCCCAAGAAGATCACCAAGAGTGCTGCCAACCTCATCAAACGACTCTGCAG GGACAACCCTTCAGAGAGGCTGGGAAATCAGAAGAATGGAGTGAAagacatacagaaacacaa GTGGTTTGAGGGCTTCAACTGGGACGGTCTCCGCCAGGGAACCATAGACTCTCCGTTCACGCCCACG GTGGACGGACCGCTGGACAACAGCAACTTTGACTATTTCCCAGAGGACACCGAAGACCCTCCTGTTGACGAAGAGTCTGGCTGGGACCTCGAGTTTTAG
- the dtwd2 gene encoding tRNA-uridine aminocarboxypropyltransferase 2 gives MDNVHSLYSPVTPEENGTETCDSSSAEDGLVDAFGDLAALPVEVGERRPTCLRCRRPQKVCLCPFLPSQPLEVSSCLYVVQHPAEESRVLRTVPLLAACLPQGKCNVIVGRRFNEEKHPELAAVCRDSRTLILYPGPKSQNLEELVQYQEVGTVKHNVIIIDGTWSQAKNMFLKNSLFHLPKQVQLNRTLSSQYVIRTQPSNICLSTLECAAVALSILERNDDIQEVLLRPLKALCSFQLQHGAQIHHSKEHLLKNGMYDKPMPKNKRKIKRMEKLVSDHNISPR, from the exons ATGGACAATGTCCACAGTCTCTACTCGCCAGTTACTCCTGAAGAAAACGGAACAGAAACCTGTGACAGCTCCTCGGCGGAAGATGGATTAGTGGACGCTTTCGGCGACCTGGCAGCCCTCCCGGTGGAGGTTGGCGAGAGAAGACCGACGTGTTTACGGTGCCG TCGCCCTCAGAAGGTGTGTCTCTGTCCTTTTCTTCCATCACAACCCCTGGAGGTCTCATCATGTCTGTACGTGGTGCAGCACCCCGCAGAG GAGAGCCGAGTACTTCGCACAGTTCCTCTACTTGCTGCTTGTTTGCCACAAGGAAAATGCAACGTCATAGTTGGAAGGAGGTTCAATGAGGAAAA GCACCCAGAGCTGGCTGCGGTGTGTCGGGACAGCAGAACGCTGATCCTGTATCCAGGCCCTAAATCCCAGAACTTGGAGGAGTTGGTGCAATACCAGGAAGTAGGGACTGTGAAACATAATGTGATCATCATAGACGGCACCTGGAGCCAGGCGAAAAACATGTTCCTCAAAAACAGCCTGTTCCACCTGCCGAAACAG GTGCAGCTGAATAGGACTCTGTCCAGTCAGTATGTGATCCGCACCCAACCTTCcaacatctgtctgtccacGCTGGAATGTGCTGCTGTCGCCCTGTCCATCCTTGAGCGGAATGATGACATCCAAGAG GTTCTGCTGAGGCCCCTGAAAGCCCTGTGCTCCTTCCAGCTGCAGCATGGCGCTCAGATCCATCACAGCAAGGAGCATCTGCTGAAAAACGGCATGTACGACAAACCAATGCCCAAGAACAAACGCAAGATAAAGAGGATGGAGAAACTGGTCAGTGACCACAACATCTCCCCAAGATGA